CAGTTGACCGCAACGAAGGGCTTGTCCTTGCGCAGCGACTTCTGGTGCAGATGCTGCGCGATCATCTCCTTGCCGGTGCCACTCTCGCCGGTGACGAGAACGGGCGCATCCGAGCGTGCGATCTGGTTGGCGAGCTGGACGACGCGCTCCATCGCCGGATCGCGCCAGATCAGGCTCGCCTTGTCGCCGGCAACGGCAGCGAGCACGGCAGCGATCAATTCGGGATCGGGCGGCAGCGGCACATATTCGCGCGCGCCGGCCTGGATCGCGGCGACGGCGGCGCGGGCATCGGTCGAGGTGCCGCAGGCGACCAGCGGGGTGCGGATGCGCTCGGCCTCGAGCGCCGCGATGAGCTTGGCGATCGGCTGCTCGACATCGACCATCAGCAGGTCGCCGCCCTTGGTGCGCAGCACCGCCAGCGCCTGCTCGATGCTCTCGGCATGGGTGACGGCGGCGCCCTGCGACACCGCGATCTTGGCGGCGGTGATGAGCTGGCCCTTGAGGCTGCCGACGATGATGAGGCGCATGGCTCAGGCCTTCCTTGAAGAATGCAGTCGCTCCGGCCGGTTCGTCACCGGTCGGTCTTGATGATTTCCGTCATGGTCACGCCGAGGCGCTCCTCGACCACGACGACCTCGCCGCGCGCCACCAGGCGCTCGTTGACGAAGATGTCGATCGCCTCGCCGACGCGCCGGTCGAGCTCCAGCACGGTGCCGGGCGTGACGCGCAAGAGGTCGCCGACCGCGATCCGCGACGAGCCGAGCACGGCCGAGACGGTGACCGGCACGTCGAAGACCTGCTCGAGGTCCTCCGCCGTCTTGACCGGGACCGGCCCGGAGCGCGCGACCGAGTCGGAGCCGGAATTATCGAAGGAGAGATCGGCCGGGTTGAGCGGCGGCAGGTTGAGGTCGTTTTCGTTTGCCATTGTCTCTTACCCCGCTGCCGGGCCGAAGACGGCCCTGACGGCCTTGTCGACCGCCTCA
This genomic interval from Bosea sp. 29B contains the following:
- the fliN gene encoding flagellar motor switch protein FliN yields the protein MANENDLNLPPLNPADLSFDNSGSDSVARSGPVPVKTAEDLEQVFDVPVTVSAVLGSSRIAVGDLLRVTPGTVLELDRRVGEAIDIFVNERLVARGEVVVVEERLGVTMTEIIKTDR